A window from Primulina huaijiensis isolate GDHJ02 chromosome 13, ASM1229523v2, whole genome shotgun sequence encodes these proteins:
- the LOC140956367 gene encoding beta-amyrin 28-monooxygenase-like: protein MTGNFSYDLSLVLKAFVASLFSLILFNILIRNKSAKRNHLNLPPGSYGWPVLGESLEFLGRSRAGTPGKFVEERKEKYKSEVFKTSLMGESVAVICDGPNGYKFLFSNENKLVRIWWPASVRRLLGRCLSTTSGVEGMQMRKMVSQFFSPHAFTKLYIRTMDLVAQQHINTRWQGKEEVKVFPATRSYTFEVACRLFMSIEEPEQIAKLSSLFSIFIKGVISISLNFPGTRFFKANRATNAIRRELQMIVRRRRVELEQKTVLPSQDLLSHLLANPDENGDFMPESVIINNTLLLLFAGHDTSSSAIMMLIKYLAEIPEIHEQVLQEQKEISASKEGEFLQWEDIQKMKYSWNVASEVLRLSSPVVGAFREVMEDLKYGGYDIPKGWKFYWNAPMTHMDPSLFPENERLNPSRYDGGGPIPYSYVAFGGGPRMCLGKEFARLEILIFLHNLIKKYRWNLVIPGEKIIYDPFPTPVNGLPISLHRNC, encoded by the exons ATGACTGGAAATTTTTCATATGATCTCTCATTAGTTTTGAAAGCTTTCGTAGCCTCTTTGTTTTCATTAATCTTATTCAATATTTTGATAAGAAACAAATCAGCAAAAAGGAATCACTTAAATCTTCCTCCGGGAAGCTATGGCTGGCCAGTTCTTGGGGAATCACTGGAGTTTCTTGGCCGTAGCAGGGCCGGAACTCCCGGGAAATTCGTGGAAGAAAGAAAGGAGAAGTACAAGTCTGAGGTGTTCAAGACTTCCCTTATGGGGGAATCTGTAGCTGTGATATGCGATGGCCCAAATGGGTACAAGTTTCTGTTCAGTAATGAGAATAAATTGGTCAGGATTTGGTGGCCCGCTTCGGTGAGGAGGCTACTCGGGAGGTGTCTGTCTACTACTTCTGGAGTTGAAGGAATGCAAATGAGGAAAATGGTATCTCAATTTTTTAGCCCACACGCCTTCACAAAGCTTTATATCAGAACCATGGATTTGGTTGCCCAACAGCACATAAACACTCGCTGGCAAG GTAAAGAGGAGGTGAAGGTGTTTCCAGCTACCAGATCATACACATTTGAGGTGGCATGTAGATTGTTCATGAGCATTGAAGAGCCTGAACAGATAGCAAAATTATCTTCCCTCTTTAGTATTTTCATAAAAGGAGTTATCTCTATCTCTCTCAACTTTCCAGGAACAAGATTCTTTAAGGCAAATAGAGCTACCAATGCTATTAGGAGAGAACTACAGATGATAGTCAGAAGGAGGAGAGTGGAGTTGGAACAAAAAACCGTGTTACCTTCTCAAGATCTTCTCTCGCATTTGCTTGCAAACCCTGATGAAAATGGCGACTTTATGCCCGAATCAGTTATCATAAATAACACGCTTCTCCTACTCTTTGCCGGTCATGATACTTCAAGTTCTGCTATAATGATGCTTATTAAGTATCTTGCCGAGATTCCTGAAATACATGAACAAGTCTTGCAAG AACAGAAAGAAATTTCAGCATCGAAAGAAGGAGAGTTTCTGCAGTGGGAGGATATACAGAAGATGAAGTACTCCTGGAATGTAGCATCTGAAGTTTTACGATTATCGTCTCCCGTGGTAGGTGCTTTTAGAGAAGTTATGGAGGATTTGAAATATGGTGGCTATGACATACCCAAAGGATGGAAG TTCTATTGGAATGCACCGATGACACATATGGATCCTAGCTTGTTTCCAGAGAATGAGAGATTAAATCCGTCAAGATATGATGGTGGTGGTCCTATTCCTTATTCCTATGTTGCATTTGGCGGTGGACCTAGGATGTGTCTGGGAAAAGAGTTTGCTCGACTCGAGATATTGATATTTCTacataatttgataaaaaaatacagGTGGAATTTAGTGATTCCTGGTGAAAAGATCATATATGATCCGTTTCCCACCCCAGTCAATGGACTTCCAATTTCTCTTCATCGTAACTGTTAG
- the LOC140990977 gene encoding pentatricopeptide repeat-containing protein At3g18110, chloroplastic — protein sequence MAGTGVLGFITPPFYNRKSKVRKKNTPTACCSTTASTSNEQETIKKFSYSRAMPSVRWPHLKFKETHYDSPQDQLYTDVKDGIEVENEGMQGNVDIDDNGIEVFEKRISRNRVKKMNKLALKRAKDWRKRVLFLTDMILDLKSGEFVADVLDEKMVQMTPTDYCFVVKWVGQSSWQRALEVYEWLNLKHFYAPNARMLATILAVLGRANQEGLAIEIFTRSEPAVGNTVQVYNAIMGVYARNGQFAKVQELLDLMRERGCEPDLVSFNTLINARLRSGPMSPNLGIELLSEVRRSGIRPDIISYNTLISGCSRESNLEEAMKVFNDMQAHKCQPDLWTYNAMISVYGRCGLSGEAERLFKELASMGFLPDAVTYNSLLYAFAREGNVEKVKDICQEMAKMGFMRDEMTYNTIIYMYGKRGQYELALNIYRDMKSSGRNPDAVTYTVLIDSLGKANRMTEAAKLMSEMLNTNTKPTLRTYSALICGYAKAGQREEAEEMFDCMLRSGIKPDNLAYSIMLDVHLRSNSLKKAMLLYDKMISSGFVPDIALYEAFFRVLGGENNEKYIEKVVKDLEHLHSLDPEMISSVLTKGECYHFAAKMLRLAVLQGSSLEKENLISILASYSLSGRHCEAIELLKFIQEHASGRQQFITEALIVIHCKAGKLDAALDEYHKNIPIHMSNDSCAMYESLIKSCTENERFAEASMLYSDLKFHGIEPSIVIYQQMSYTYCRLDFPETAHQLVDQAEVKGLNLNDISICAYLVEAYGKLKLLEKAECVVGTLRQRCKVVDRKVWNTLIQAYAANGCYEKARAAFDTMMRDGPSPTIDTVNGLLQALIVDERLNELYVVIQDLQDMGFKISKSSIILMLEAFARSGNIFEVKKIYHGMKAAGYLPTMHLYRVMIGLLSRGKQVRDVEAMVSEMEEAGFTPDLIIFNSLLNLYTKIEDYKKAIQVYQKVQDSGLKPDEETYNILIIMYCKDCRPGEAVLLMHEMRRLGLNPHMDTYKSLIASFVKQLMLEQAEELFYVLMSEGHKLDRSFYHLMMKLYRSCENHSKAEKLLGTMKDSGIEPTNVTMHLLLTSYGSSGHPAEAEKVLNSLKSTCPNLSTLPYSSVIDAYLKNGDYEVGIQKLKEMKKEGLDPDHRIWTCFIKAASLCHSTSETFLLLNAIGDAGFHIPVRLLTENPMLLLSEIDGYLKKLQPVEDHAAFNFVNALENMLWAFERRATAACIFQLAIKRNIYPNNVFRVADKDWGADFRKLSAGAALVGLTLWLDLMQDASLEGFPESPKSVVMITGTSEYDKISLNRTLKAYLWEMGSPFLPCKTRSGILVAKANSLRMWLKDSPFCLDLELKDSPIILETNSMQLFEGCYIRRGIVPALKDITDRLGEVAPRKFARLALLSDDKRDKVIRADIEGKEEKLARFEKVRVMKKKKLASPASKDPTS from the exons ATGGCAGGCACTGGAGTGCTGGGATTTATCACTCCACCGTTCTACAACAGAAAATCCAAGGTACGCAAGAAGAACACACCCACTGCATGTTGCTCTACTACCGCTTCTACTTCAAACGAACaagaaaccattaaaaagttcAGCTACAGTAGAGCTATGCCATCTGTGAGGTGGCCTCACTTAAAATTCAAAGAAACACATTATGATTCGCCACAGGACCAGCTATACACCGATGTTAAAGATGGAATTGAAGTGGAAAATGAAGGGATGCAGGGGAATGTGGATATAGATGATAATGGTATCGAGGTGTTTGAGAAAAGGATTTCCAGAAACAGGGTGAAGAAGATGAATAAGTTGGCACTGAAGAGGGCGAAGGACTGGCGAAAAAGGGTGCTTTTCTTGACCGACATGATTTTGGACTTGAAATCTGGGGAGTTTGTGGCGGATGTTTTGGATGAGAAGATGGTGCAAATGACCCCAACTGATTATTGTTTTGTTGTGAAGTGGGTTGGGCAGTCTAGTTGGCAAAGGGCTTTAGAGGTTTACGAGTGGTTAAATCTTAAGCATTTCTATGCTCCCAATGCTAGAATGTTGGCTACTATCCTGGCAGTGCTTGGTAGAGCCAATCAAGAAGGATTGGCCATTGAGATTTTTACCCGGTCTGAGCCGGCTGTTGGTAACACTGTCCAAGTGTATAATGCCATCATGGGTGTTTACGCTAGGAATGGCCAGTTTGCCAAGGTTCAGGAGTTACTTGATTTGATGCGTGAACGCGGTTGTGAGCCAGACCTTGTTAGTTTTAATACCTTGATAAATGCACGTTTGAGATCGGGACCGATGTCCCCTAATCTGGGGATTGAACTTCTGAGTGAAGTTAGGAGATCAGGGATTCGACCTGACATAATTTCTTATAATACTCTTATTAGTGGTTGTTCACGTGAATCCAATTTAGAGGAGGCAATGAAGGTTTTCAATGACATGCAGGCACACAAATGTCAACCAGATTTGTGGACTTACAATGCCATGATTTCAGTCTATGGAAGATGTGGGCTGTCTGGTGAGGCAGAGCGGCTCTTTAAGGAGTTGGCATCGATGGGTTTCTTACCAGATGCAGTCACATACAATTCTCTACTTTATGCCTTTGCAAGAGAAGGGAACGTGGAGAAGGTGAAAGATATTTGTCAAGAAATGGCGAAGATGGGGTTTATGAGGGATGAGATGACTTATAATACCATTATCTACATGTATGGTAAACGAGGTCAGTATGAACTTGCTTTGAATATTTATAGAGACATGAAGTCCTCTGGTCGAAACCCTGATGCAGTTACTTATACCGTCCTCATTGACTCACTTGGCAAAGCAAACAGGATGACAGAAGCTGCAAAATTGATGTCAGAGATGCTAAATACTAATACTAAACCCACTTTGCGCACATACAGTGCTTTGATATGTGGCTATGCAAAGGCTGGACAACGAGAAGAGGCCGAGGAGATGTTTGATTGCATGCTCCGTTCTGGAATCAAACCAGATAATCTGGCATATTCAATCATGTTGGATGTGCATTTAAGATCAAACAGCTTAAAGAAGGCAATGTTGTTGTATGATAAAATGATTTCTAGTGGTTTTGTTCCGGATATTGCTCTTTATGAAGCATTTTTCCGGGTTCTTGGTGGAGAGAACAATGAAAAATACATCGAGAAAGTGGTGAAGGATCTGGAACATCTGCATAGCTTGGATCCCGAGATGATTTCTTCTGTACTTACGAAAGGAGAATGCTATCATTTTGCTGCTAAAATGTTGAGACTTGCAGTTTTGCAGGGTTCTAGCTTGGAAAAGGAAAACTTAATCTCGATCTTGGCTTCATATAGCTTATCTGGACGACATTGTGAAGCAATAGAGTTGCTAAAGTTTATACAAGAGCATGCATCTGGACGCCAGCAGTTTATAACTGAAGCCTTAATTGTTATTCATTGCAAAGCAGGTAAACTAGATGCTGCTTTAGATGAATACCACAAAAATATCCCTATTCATATGTCTAATGATAGTTGTGCCATGTATGAGTCTCTGATCAAGTCCTGCACTGAGAATGAGCGCTTTGCGGAAGCTTCTATGCTGTATTCTGATTTGAAGTTCCATGGAATTGAACCTTCAATAGTTATATACCAACAAATGTCTTATACATATTGTCGATTGGATTTTCCTGAGACAGCtcatcagttggttgatcaggcAGAAGTGAAAGGCCTTAATCTTAATGATATATCAATTTGTGCATACCTTGTTGAAGCTTATGGAAAATTAAAGCTTCTGGAAAAAGCAGAGTGTGTTGTTGGAACCCTGAGGCAAAGATGCAAAGTGGTAGACCGAAAAGTTTGGAACACCTTGATTCAAGCTTATGCTGCAAATGGATGTTATGAGAAAGCAAGGGCTGCTTTTGATACAATGATGAGAGATGGTCCTTCTCCAACTATTGATACAGTGAATGGTCTATTGCAAGCATTGATTGTCGATGAAAGGCTAAATGAGCTCTATGTTGTGATTCAGGATCTTCAAGATATGGGTTTCAAAATTAGTAAAAGCTCAATTATTTTGATGCTAGAAGCATTTGCCCGATCTGGAAACATATTTGAAGTAAAGAAGATATACCATGGAATGAAAGCTGCCGGGTATCTTCCTACCATGCATCTTTACAGGGTAATGATAGGGTTACTTTCCAGGGGAAAACAGGTAAGGGACGTCGAAGCCATGGTCTCTGAGATGGAGGAAGCAGGATTCACTCCTGatcttataatattcaattCATTGCTGAATTTGTATACAAAAATAGAGGATTATAAGAAGGCAATTCAAGTGTACCAGAAGGTTCAGGATTCTGGACTTAAACCGGATGAGGaaacttataatattttaatcataaTGTATTGTAAAGATTGCAGGCCTGGAGAAGCCGTCTTGTTAATGCATGAAATGAGGCGGCTCGGTCTAAACCCTCACATGGACACATACAAAAGCCTTATAGCATCTTTTGTTAAGCAGCTTATGCTGGAACAGGCTGAAGAACTTTTTTATGTCCTTATGTCTGAAGGACACAAACTGGATCGCTCCTTTTATCATTTGATGATGAAACTATACAGAAGCTGTGAAAATCATTCTAAGGCAGAAAAGTTGCTTGGGACCATGAAAGATTCAGGAATTGAACCCACCAACGTCACAATGCATCTGCTTTTGACTTCTTATGGCAGCTCAGGCCATCCAGCTGAAGCTGAAAAAGTGCTCAATAGTTTAAAATCAACATGTCCAAATCTTAGTACTTTACCATATAGTTCAGTCATTGATGCTTATCTCAAGAATGGTGATTATGAGGTTGGCATTCAGAAGCTCAAGGAGATGAAAAAAGAAGGATTGGATCCAGACCACAGGATATGGACTTGTTTTATCAAAGCCGCAAGTCTGTGCCACAGTACTAGTGAAACCTTCCTACTCTTAAACGCTATTGGAGATGCTGGTTTCCATATTCCAGTAAG GCTATTGACAGAGAACCCTATGCTGCTGCTGTCAGAGATAGATGGTTATCTTAAGAAACTACAGCCCGTAGAAGATCATGCAGCCTTTAACTTTGTTAATGCTTTGGAAAATATGCTCTGGGCTTTTGAGCGCCGGGCAACTGCAGCTTGTATTTTCCAGCTAGCAATTAAGAGAAACATTTATCCTAATAACGTGTTTAG GGTGGCAGACAAGGATTGGGGTGCTGACTTTAGAAAGTTATCTGCCGGTGCTGCTCTTGTTGGACTAACCTTATGGCTTGACCTCATGCAG GATGCATCACTTGAAGGTTTTCCTGAATCTCCAAAGTCCGTAGTGATGATTACCGGTACCTCAGAATACGACAAAATTTCTTTGAACCGGACACTGAAGGCATACCTCTGGGAGATGGGTTCTCCATTTCTACCTTGTAAAACACGAAGCGGCATTCTTGTTGCAAAGGCTAACTCCTTGAGAATGTGGTTAAAGGATTCCCCGTTTTGTTTAGACCTTGAGTTGAAAGATAGCCCTATTATCCTAGAGACTAATTCAATGCAGCTCTTTGAGGGATGCTATATTAGACGGGGCATAGTTCCTGCTCTCAAAGACATAACAGATAGACTTGGGGAGGTGGCACCGAGGAAGTTTGCAAGGCTTGCCTTGTTGTCAGATGATAAAAGAGATAAAGTTATTCGGGCAGACATAGAAGGCAAGGAAGAAAAGTTAGCAAGATTCGAGAAAGTTCGGgttatgaaaaagaaaaaattggcAAGTCCCGCAAGCAAAGATCCCACAAGTTAA